The genome window TCTAAAATTTATCTTATAAGACGTTTTCTGCTATTAATTTATTTAAGTTTGTAATACTAAATAAACTGTGTTTGTTTTACACTTTTGAACCTTAAAAACAATGACTTTCACCAAAACCACCGAGCAATCCTCAAAATACGAACATTTAGAAAAAATGTCCGTTCGAGAATTAATAACCAATATCAACAAAGAAGACCAAACCGTACCTATTGCCGTCGAAAAAGCTTTACCGCAGATAGAAACACTCGTAACCGAAATTGTTGCCAAAATGAAACTGGGCGGACGCTTATTTTACATTGGAGCAGGAACTTCAGGACGTTTGGGTGTTGTTGATGCTTCTGAATGTCCTCCTACTTTTGGAGTACCGTTCGATCTGGTTGTCGGCATCATAGCTGGTGGTGACAAAGCCATCCGCAGAGCCGTAGAAAACGCTGAGGATAACGCAACCCAAGCCTGGATTGACTTACAGGAATTCAATATTAATGAAAATGATGTGGTTATTGGCATCGCCGCGTCGGGAACAACTCCCTATGTTATTGGAGGATTACAAGCCTGCAACGAAAAAAACATCAGCACTGGAAGCATTTCCTGCAACGCTGGGAGCCCGCTTTCGCAAACGGCAAAATTCCCTATCGAAGTTATTGTCGGTCCTGAATTTGTAACAGGAAGCTCCCGAATGAAAGCAGGAACTGCACAAAAATTGGTTCTGAATATGATCTCGACAGCTACGATGATTCAGCTCGGAAAAGTGAAAGGAAACAAAATGGTCGATATGCAATTGAGCAATAACAAACTTGTAGACCGCGGTGTAAAAATGATTATGGAAGAAATTCCGGTAACCTACGAAGAAGGTTCTGAACTGCTTGCAAAATACGGAAGCGTGAGAAAAGCAGTAGATTTTTATAATGGACAGTAAACTGATTTCATATAACAGATAGCAAAAAATGGCAAATAAAGAACTTTTGGCAAAGGGAGTAAAATACTTAACAGGAGCTTTACCTCTTATGTTCATTGGACCATCCGTAATTTACAATGCATTTATGAATCAGCATACCAATTGGCATTATTTGGTTTTGGGCATTGGAATCATTGCCTGTATCGCATCAATATATTTAATGTTTACAGGGTTGAAAATAATAATGAAAGGCATATTTAACGACTAATTTGTATCTTTACAAAAATTACAATTATGGATATTCAAGCCGAAATAAATTGGATTCATCAAGAAATTGATAAAGTAAAAGACCCTAGCTTCATAGAAAAAATGAAACATCTTTTGCAATCGATAAACACTCCTGCTGAGACAACAGCTACAGAATACAACGCTGATATTGAAAATGCGCTGGATAATATCAAAAAAGGTAATTTTTATACCGAAGATGAAGCTAAGGCTATTTCAAAAAAATGGGGAAGAAAATAATCTGGTCAAATGATGCTTTAACACAACTGGAAGATATTCACTTTTACATTTTTTTCGAAAGTAAATCGATTCATATTGCAGACAAAGTTGTCGACACCATTTTTGAAAGTACTGAAATATTAAAAACTCAGCCTGAAATTTTCAAACTCGATGCACAAAAAATTAATAATGACGGCAGCTTCAGAGTTTACTATATTTATGATTATAGTATCTCTTACCGAATTACTGAGAACTCTATTCAAATTCTCCGTGTCAGACATAATGCACGCAAAACTAAAAAACTCCCATGGAAGACCTGATACACATTCAAAAAACATTTGAAAAAATAACTTATATAGGTAAGAGAATTAACAATCGTGAATTTGAAGACTGCGTTTTCAAGAATTGTGATTTCTCTAATAGTGATTTCTCTAACAATAGTTTTATGGACTGCGAATTCATAGAATGCAACTTATCGATGACCCAATTGGGAGGTTCCAGCCTGAAGACTGTTAACTTCAGAAACTGTAAACTAATGGGGATTCAGTTTCAGGATTGTCAGGATTTTTTATTTAATGTGCAGTTTCAGGATTGTATTTTGGATTATAGTTCTTTTGCAAATAAAA of Flavobacterium marginilacus contains these proteins:
- the murQ gene encoding N-acetylmuramic acid 6-phosphate etherase; this encodes MTFTKTTEQSSKYEHLEKMSVRELITNINKEDQTVPIAVEKALPQIETLVTEIVAKMKLGGRLFYIGAGTSGRLGVVDASECPPTFGVPFDLVVGIIAGGDKAIRRAVENAEDNATQAWIDLQEFNINENDVVIGIAASGTTPYVIGGLQACNEKNISTGSISCNAGSPLSQTAKFPIEVIVGPEFVTGSSRMKAGTAQKLVLNMISTATMIQLGKVKGNKMVDMQLSNNKLVDRGVKMIMEEIPVTYEEGSELLAKYGSVRKAVDFYNGQ
- a CDS encoding type II toxin-antitoxin system RelE/ParE family toxin — encoded protein: MGKKIIWSNDALTQLEDIHFYIFFESKSIHIADKVVDTIFESTEILKTQPEIFKLDAQKINNDGSFRVYYIYDYSISYRITENSIQILRVRHNARKTKKLPWKT
- a CDS encoding pentapeptide repeat-containing protein, whose translation is MEDLIHIQKTFEKITYIGKRINNREFEDCVFKNCDFSNSDFSNNSFMDCEFIECNLSMTQLGGSSLKTVNFRNCKLMGIQFQDCQDFLFNVQFQDCILDYSSFANKKMPKTKFNSCSLKEVTFIGTNLTQSVFGNCNLDNAVFNDTILAGADFITAYNYKIDPEYNPMKKAKFSSQGIAGLLDKYDIKIE
- a CDS encoding DUF6095 family protein, which produces MANKELLAKGVKYLTGALPLMFIGPSVIYNAFMNQHTNWHYLVLGIGIIACIASIYLMFTGLKIIMKGIFND